ATAACAGAGGTGCGTGATGATATGAGTGGTGGAAGCGATTACCTGTTTTTCAACTGTAAGGGTGCGCCTATGTCCAGACAGGGATTTTGGAAGATAATAAAATATTATGCAGCGAAGGCTGGAATAGATAAAGATATAACGCCGCATATGATAAGACATTCATTTGCATCGCATATGCTAAATAATGGGGCAGATATCAAGTCTGTTCAGGAGATGCTGGGACATGTGGATATAGCCACTACTCAGATATATCTGACTAATAAGCAGAGTAAGCTCAAAGAAGAATATGCGAAAGCGTATCCAAGGGCTTAAAATAAAATAACTTATAGACTAAGGAGAGAATCAAATCATGGAAAACAATTATTTTGCTCCGGCACAGATCATTGAGAACAATCTGAAAGGTGCAGTTGGAAAAGCAAACCTGAAACTGCACAAAATGATCATGATGGGCTTTTTCGCAGGCATGTTTATTGCAATCGGTGCTGAGGGATCAAATCTTGCAGTACATACGATTGACAATTTTGGATTAGCAAAGACACTTGCGGGCTGTATTTTCCCGGTAGGACTGATGATGCTTTCTATTATAGGTGCTGAGCTTTTTACTGGAAACTGTATGATGATAGCAGCTGTAGTGGATAAAAGGATAAAACTTGTTCAGATGTTAAAGAACTGGATAGTAGTATATCTCAGCAATCTGCTTGGATCAGTGGTTACAGCTTCTCTGATATATGGAAGCGGACAGTTTGACAATTCAGCCGGCGGCCTCGGTGCCTACACTATCAAGGTTGCCATGGGTAAGACTGGGCTTGATTTTGGAAATGCCTTTGTATCAGGAATAATGTGCAATATCCTTGTGTGTGTTGCTGTCCTTATGGCATCATCAGCAAAGGATATAATAGGTAAGATATTTGCGTGTTTTTTCCCGATCATGGTATTTGTTATATCAGGCTTCGAGCATTGCGTTGCCAATATGTATTATATTCCGGCTGGAATCATGGCTGCATCAAACAGCAAATATGTCGACAAAGCATGTGAGCTTTATGGCTATACAGCCCAGCAGATAAGCGACCAGTTGACTATAGGTAATTTTTTTGGAAAGAACCTTCTTCCGGTTACCCTCGGAAATATCATTGGTGGCGGTGTGATAGTTGGACTTGGACTTTATGTGATTAACAAGCCTAAGAAAAAAGATGAATAGTTGTAAGCTGTATTTTATATAGTCTTTGAATAATATATGGAGATGAAAAAAAGATATGCCCGTGTACCTGCAAACAGATGGTTGGACATATCTTTTTTGATGTTGAATGCCAAGCATAATTTTATTTCTTGATTCTTCAGTCGTTATAAAATTCCACAATCTTGTCAATTCTCGATGACATGTTCTCAAATAACAGATCCAGAATAGTGAGGGCGGTCATCGATTCGACAACAACAACGGCTCTTGGCCCGATAATCGGATCGTGGCGGCCTCTTATGGACACCTCGATGTCTTCCCCGGATTTGTTGACGGTATTTTGTGTGGAGGCAATTGACGGAGTAGGCTTGAAATGAGCCTTCAGCACGATGTCTGAGCCATCACTCATGCCGCCCAGAATTCCACCGGCATGGTTTGTACTTTTTGAGACTTTGCCGTCTTTCATGGTAAATTCGTCGTTATTGTATGATCCTCTGCTCTCAGAAACCTCTGTGCCCTCGCCAATTTCCACTGCCTTGACAGCTCCGATGGACATGATGGCCTTCGCCAGACATGCGTCTAGTTTGTCAAATACTGGTTCTCCGATTCCTGCAGGCATTCCGTGGACGATACATTCAACACTTGAGCCTATGGAGTCGTTTCCAGCCATGCAATCCTCAAGAAGAGAAGATGCCCTGGTATAAGCAGCTGGATCAGGTATGTTAAGATCGTTTTTGAGAATATAGTCTGCATCAAAATTGTTTTTGTCTATATGTACATCACCGATGGAAGATACATATGTAGTTATGTTGATTCCCAGTTCCTTAAGTATCTTAGATGCGATCGCACCTGCGGCAACCCTGCCTATGGTCTCTCTTCCTGACGATCGTCCGCCGCCTCTATAGTCTCTGAAACCATACTTCTGATCAAAAGTGTAGTCTGCATGCCCTGGTCTATAATATGTGGCGATATCTCCGTAATCCCCGGAGCGCTGTGAAGTGTTCCTCACCATCATTGATATAGGTGTTCCTGTTGTCTTTCCCTCGAAAATTCCTGATAATATCTCAACGGTGTCAGATTCTTTTCTTGGAGTTGAGAACTGCGAAAATCCCGGCTTTCTCCTGTCGAGAAATATCTGGATATCCTCCTCGCAAAGCGGAAGTCCTGCCGGACATCCGTCAACAACAACTCCCAGAGCCTTTCCATGAGATTCTCCCCATGTTGTGATAGTGAATTTATTTCCTATGGTAGAACCTGCCATAATATGTCTCCTTTAAAACGTGGTATAGCTACCACTTCATTTCAGACAAATGCACTGCCGGATATGTATGTGCAAAGC
This sequence is a window from Coprococcus eutactus. Protein-coding genes within it:
- the aroC gene encoding chorismate synthase gives rise to the protein MAGSTIGNKFTITTWGESHGKALGVVVDGCPAGLPLCEEDIQIFLDRRKPGFSQFSTPRKESDTVEILSGIFEGKTTGTPISMMVRNTSQRSGDYGDIATYYRPGHADYTFDQKYGFRDYRGGGRSSGRETIGRVAAGAIASKILKELGINITTYVSSIGDVHIDKNNFDADYILKNDLNIPDPAAYTRASSLLEDCMAGNDSIGSSVECIVHGMPAGIGEPVFDKLDACLAKAIMSIGAVKAVEIGEGTEVSESRGSYNNDEFTMKDGKVSKSTNHAGGILGGMSDGSDIVLKAHFKPTPSIASTQNTVNKSGEDIEVSIRGRHDPIIGPRAVVVVESMTALTILDLLFENMSSRIDKIVEFYND
- a CDS encoding formate/nitrite transporter family protein; the protein is MENNYFAPAQIIENNLKGAVGKANLKLHKMIMMGFFAGMFIAIGAEGSNLAVHTIDNFGLAKTLAGCIFPVGLMMLSIIGAELFTGNCMMIAAVVDKRIKLVQMLKNWIVVYLSNLLGSVVTASLIYGSGQFDNSAGGLGAYTIKVAMGKTGLDFGNAFVSGIMCNILVCVAVLMASSAKDIIGKIFACFFPIMVFVISGFEHCVANMYYIPAGIMAASNSKYVDKACELYGYTAQQISDQLTIGNFFGKNLLPVTLGNIIGGGVIVGLGLYVINKPKKKDE